The following are encoded in a window of Sphaerisporangium siamense genomic DNA:
- a CDS encoding sensor histidine kinase: MRGKRSLARAIEDYLTEWSERTGITVEVWAMPKDRVTGPVADAVYAVVTEALTNVERHSGAHTVSIALTTGGAGLRLTVSDNGIGFPPGRTGRGMDLMKLRFSQVGGVLTINSVVGEGTTVSGRI; encoded by the coding sequence ATGCGCGGAAAGCGAAGTCTGGCGCGGGCGATAGAGGACTACCTGACGGAGTGGTCGGAGCGCACCGGGATCACCGTCGAGGTCTGGGCGATGCCCAAGGACCGCGTCACCGGGCCGGTCGCCGACGCCGTCTACGCGGTGGTGACCGAGGCCCTGACCAACGTCGAGCGGCACAGCGGCGCTCACACCGTGTCGATCGCGCTGACCACCGGCGGGGCCGGGCTCCGGCTCACCGTCAGCGACAACGGCATCGGCTTCCCTCCCGGGCGCACCGGCCGGGGCATGGACCTCATGAAGCTGCGGTTCAGCCAGGTCGGCGGCGTCCTGACGATCAACAGCGTGGTGGGAGAGGGCACCACCGTCAGCGGCCGGATCTGA
- a CDS encoding copper resistance CopC family protein produces the protein MRTSPLAAALALLAALVLGTALASPALAHTALKSSDPKKGSTVETLEGVTLTFTESVKFPVVLVRDADGRAHQDGKAKLDGATVTQKVSGALPSGKYVIAWRVVSVDGHPIEGEIPFTVKAPTAASPTPTTSETSSAPASPEQPAPVTSSPPPFTPTPVAGQADQQDEGSGIPAWLWIAVFGIAGIGIGTAISLRKKS, from the coding sequence ATGAGGACTTCTCCGCTCGCCGCCGCGCTCGCGCTCCTCGCCGCCCTTGTGCTCGGCACCGCCCTGGCCTCGCCGGCGCTGGCCCACACGGCCCTGAAGAGCAGCGACCCCAAGAAGGGCTCCACGGTCGAGACCCTGGAGGGGGTGACGCTGACCTTCACCGAGAGCGTGAAGTTCCCCGTCGTCCTGGTCCGTGACGCCGACGGCCGCGCCCACCAGGACGGCAAGGCGAAGCTCGACGGCGCGACGGTCACGCAGAAGGTCTCCGGCGCGCTGCCGTCCGGCAAGTACGTCATCGCCTGGCGCGTGGTCTCGGTCGACGGCCACCCCATCGAGGGGGAGATCCCCTTCACCGTGAAGGCCCCCACCGCCGCCTCGCCGACGCCCACCACCTCGGAGACGTCCTCGGCGCCGGCCTCGCCCGAGCAGCCCGCGCCCGTGACGAGCTCGCCGCCGCCCTTCACCCCGACCCCGGTGGCCGGCCAGGCCGACCAGCAGGACGAGGGCTCCGGCATCCCCGCCTGGCTGTGGATCGCCGTCTTCGGCATCGCCGGCATCGGCATCGGCACGGCGATCAGCCTGCGGAAGAAGTCGTGA
- a CDS encoding cytochrome c oxidase assembly protein → MSRAVRLAVAGVCAALAGLVAAMVAGGAATPRIIPGLPDEGTLTRWALPVSKLTMDVAGVLTVGLLLTATVFLPSDKGLLGKPAQVYVRAAAWTALLWALAAASSLVFSLSETLGIPVAEALGGNELTSYASQVPQGISLTLVVLFGTAIALFSRGAITTGASGGLLVLALATLMPPALTGHSSSAPNHSLATTGVALHLAVLSLWVGGLLLLCAHALRGGPHLDLAADRFSRMALWCFIGTGLSGMFSALARLTSVAELFTTSYGLILVAKAVAFTALGVLGWWHRRRTLPELSAGRPGAFVRLAGAEGLVMLLAVGLAVALSRTAPPPLLDQPLDRAFELLGYVVPPPVSVANLASLWWFDLFFGVIAAVLAGLYGAGVVRLARRGDRWPVGRTISWGVGVLLLVLVTQSGVARYAPVLFSVHMAEHMVLSMLVPIFLVLGAPVTLALRALKPAARRGDRGPREWITAILHSRITKVVTHPAVATILFVTSTYMLYFTPLFTAAMEEHLGHIAMTLHFLLSGCLFFWVIIGVDPAPTRLPYVGRLLLLFVTMPFHAFFGIALMNMGTVIAAEWYDQLGRTWGASGLADQSTGGGIAWAFGEIPTLIVLIALAFQWYRAEDRTARRADRRADARAARVGGTGDAALDAYNAYLAKLNKMDSLDKTGKE, encoded by the coding sequence GTGAGCAGGGCGGTCCGTCTCGCCGTCGCGGGGGTGTGCGCGGCGCTCGCGGGCCTGGTCGCCGCCATGGTCGCGGGCGGCGCGGCCACCCCCCGCATCATCCCCGGCCTGCCCGACGAGGGCACTCTCACCCGGTGGGCGTTGCCCGTCTCCAAGCTGACCATGGACGTCGCCGGCGTGCTGACCGTCGGCCTGCTGCTCACCGCCACCGTCTTCCTGCCCAGCGACAAGGGCCTGCTGGGCAAGCCCGCCCAGGTCTACGTGCGGGCCGCGGCGTGGACGGCGCTGCTCTGGGCGCTCGCCGCCGCCTCGTCGCTGGTGTTCAGCCTGTCGGAGACCCTCGGCATCCCCGTCGCCGAGGCGCTCGGCGGCAACGAGCTCACCAGCTACGCCAGCCAGGTCCCGCAGGGCATCTCGCTCACGCTCGTGGTGCTGTTCGGCACCGCCATCGCGCTGTTCTCGCGCGGCGCGATCACCACAGGCGCCTCAGGCGGCCTGCTGGTGCTGGCTTTGGCCACGCTCATGCCGCCGGCGCTCACCGGCCACTCCTCCTCCGCGCCCAACCACAGCCTCGCCACGACCGGCGTCGCCCTGCACCTGGCGGTGCTGTCGCTGTGGGTGGGCGGGCTGCTGTTGCTGTGCGCCCACGCCCTGCGCGGCGGGCCGCACCTGGACCTCGCCGCCGACCGCTTCTCCCGCATGGCGCTGTGGTGCTTCATCGGCACCGGCCTCTCCGGCATGTTCAGCGCGCTGGCCCGCCTGACCTCCGTCGCGGAGCTGTTCACCACCTCCTACGGGCTGATCCTCGTGGCCAAGGCCGTCGCCTTCACCGCCCTCGGGGTGCTCGGATGGTGGCACCGCCGCCGTACGCTGCCCGAGCTGTCCGCGGGCAGGCCCGGCGCGTTCGTCCGGCTCGCGGGGGCCGAGGGCCTCGTCATGCTGCTGGCCGTGGGCCTGGCGGTCGCCCTCTCGCGCACCGCGCCGCCGCCGCTGCTGGACCAGCCTCTGGACCGGGCGTTCGAGCTGCTCGGCTACGTCGTCCCGCCGCCGGTCTCGGTGGCCAACCTCGCGTCCCTGTGGTGGTTCGACCTGTTCTTCGGCGTGATCGCCGCCGTCCTGGCCGGGCTGTACGGCGCGGGGGTGGTCCGGCTGGCCCGCCGCGGCGACCGCTGGCCGGTGGGCCGCACGATCAGCTGGGGCGTGGGCGTGCTCCTGCTGGTGCTGGTCACGCAGAGCGGCGTCGCCCGGTACGCGCCGGTGCTGTTCAGCGTGCACATGGCCGAGCACATGGTTCTGTCGATGCTGGTGCCGATCTTCCTGGTGCTCGGCGCCCCGGTGACGCTCGCGCTGCGCGCGCTGAAGCCCGCCGCGCGGCGCGGCGACCGCGGCCCCCGCGAGTGGATCACGGCGATCCTCCACAGCAGGATCACCAAGGTCGTCACCCACCCGGCCGTGGCCACGATCCTCTTCGTGACCTCCACCTACATGCTGTACTTCACGCCGCTGTTCACCGCGGCCATGGAGGAGCACCTCGGCCACATCGCGATGACGCTGCACTTCCTGCTCAGCGGCTGCCTGTTCTTCTGGGTGATCATCGGCGTGGACCCGGCGCCCACCCGGCTGCCCTACGTCGGGCGGCTGCTGCTGTTGTTCGTGACCATGCCGTTCCACGCGTTCTTCGGCATCGCGCTGATGAACATGGGCACCGTGATCGCCGCCGAGTGGTACGACCAGCTCGGCCGCACCTGGGGGGCGTCGGGGCTGGCCGACCAGAGCACCGGCGGCGGCATCGCCTGGGCCTTCGGCGAGATCCCCACGCTGATCGTCCTGATCGCGCTGGCCTTCCAGTGGTACCGGGCCGAGGACCGCACGGCCCGGCGCGCCGACCGCCGCGCCGACGCGCGCGCCGCGCGGGTGGGCGGCACCGGGGACGCCGCGTTGGACGCCTATAACGCCTACCTTGCCAAGCTCAATAAAATGGACAGTCTGGACAAGACTGGCAAAGAATGA